The DNA window ACGATAAATGCATCGACCTTTTCGCCCCGCGCCTGCATCCATTCAAGGACTTTTTTGGAGCCGTTGACGGCCGCCCATTCCTCGTCCGTCGTCAGGATCATGCTGATCTTGACGTTCTGGTTTTTAAGGTCGCCAAGCTGTTCTTCGACCGCGCTGATAAATGCGGCGACGCTGCCCTTCATGTCGGTCACGCCGCGGCCGTACAGGTAGCCGTCTTCAATCTTTCCGCTATACGGGTCCTCCGTCCATTTTTTCTGGTCGCCCGGCGGCACGACGTCCAGGTGCCCCATATAGCAGATATGTTTTTCCGCGGTGCCGAACGACCATTCAAGGAAGATGTTGTTAACGGCGTAATCCCATTTCGCATGGCCGCCGCTGAAATCCAGCTGCGTCACTTTTGCGCCGGTCTTGATGGCGGCAGCGACCGCAAGGTCAAGGCTGTCCTGTGCCGTCGGCAGGTCTTTGGCATCCAGCGGCGTGACGCTGGCGACGCGGACAAGCGCCTGCGCCAGCTTTACGGTTGAATCTTCGGGCGATACGTCACGCGGCGCTGACATGCGAAGCTTCCTTGGGCGCACGCACGAAATAGCGGCTGGTGTTGATGCGCATTGCGTCGATCTGCGTTTTCGCAATCTCGCGGAAGCTGGAACGGTTCGGCAGCTCTGCCGCTTTGTAGAGGTACTGGTACGGGCCTTCGGAATCGCGCACGATCAGCGCGCAATCGTGGTTATCAAGGCGGCGGTAGATTTCTTCGCGCCCATACAGCAGGCTCGCGCAGATCACCAGCTCGTTTTCAACCGGCGTATATTGCAGCGCATCCATCCATTGCACGTTCACGCTGTCCTTCAGGCCGATTTTACGGCTGAGTTGTTTTGCCAGTTCGCAGGCTTCCGCATCATAATCGACGCAGACGATCGGGGTGTCCGGACATTCGCGCGCCAGCATAAAGGCGGTCATGGGCAAGGCCCCTGCCCCCAAGAAGCTGATACGGCTGAAAGAGCCCTGCTGCTTGAACAGCTCGATCTCGGCACGACAGAGCGCGGTGTATTCAGGGAAGTACCAGAATTCAGCAAGGTCGCAGGCCGCGCGCGACAGCAGCTTGCGCGCCCAGTATTTTTCCATTTCGCATTCGGCGATGCCGCACAGCACGGGCAGCTTCTCGCGCTCCATGGCAAGGTCGGGCGTGTCCATCAGGTATTTGATCAGCTCGGGCGCCTGGCATTTCGTCAGCGTGCGCACCAGATGCGTCAGGGATTTCGTGACCGCTTCGTTGTCCGGCGACAGGTTTTGCTCCTGCGACAACAGCGCGTAACTCTGGCGAATGGCCTCGACCGCTTGCGTTTTAAGCTCAGTCCACATCCCTAAATCCCACCCTCTTGAAGTCCGTGTAGTTTGTCAGAAAACGGGATATTTTTCCAGTTATTTGTCAGGGGCGGGATCCCTCTCCCGCCACCGTTTCGCATCAAAAATGATGGCAGAAAACAGTGGCAGGGGGATCTTCACTTACACGACGAAGCTGAAAATTTGTCTCTTCCCGAAAACCGAGATTGAAAATCATTCTCATTTAGCTTCAGAAACCCGTCCCTGTCAAAGCGAATTTTTTATATTAGATATAACAATCACTTAAATGCTTGTTTGTAAAACCCGAACCCCTATATCCTATGCCCAGAAGGAGAAGACTCATGCAAAAACGCCCCCTTGGACATTCAGGCCTTTCCGTTGCCCCGCTCTGCTTTGGCGGCAACGTGTTCGGGTGGACGGCGAATGAAAAGACCTCTTTCGACATCCTCGACGCATTTACGGGGGCCGGTTTCGATTTCGTCGATACGGCGGATGTCTATACCCGCTGGATCGAGGGGAACAAGGGCGGCGAGTCCGAAACCAT is part of the Alphaproteobacteria bacterium genome and encodes:
- a CDS encoding class I SAM-dependent methyltransferase, with protein sequence MWTELKTQAVEAIRQSYALLSQEQNLSPDNEAVTKSLTHLVRTLTKCQAPELIKYLMDTPDLAMEREKLPVLCGIAECEMEKYWARKLLSRAACDLAEFWYFPEYTALCRAEIELFKQQGSFSRISFLGAGALPMTAFMLARECPDTPIVCVDYDAEACELAKQLSRKIGLKDSVNVQWMDALQYTPVENELVICASLLYGREEIYRRLDNHDCALIVRDSEGPYQYLYKAAELPNRSSFREIAKTQIDAMRINTSRYFVRAPKEASHVSAA